One Nasonia vitripennis strain AsymCx chromosome 1 unlocalized genomic scaffold, Nvit_psr_1.1 chr1_random0005, whole genome shotgun sequence genomic window carries:
- the LOC116415918 gene encoding uncharacterized protein LOC116415918, with protein MAPIALKKLTALQTAREAEIESIHQWFDRIQGVYESALDEILTLLALFDKPDTDDSASMGESDSDPEVVKLPKISLPTFSGKDEDWASFIDLFTSLVHSRSGISDVRKLQYLKLCLTGVAAELIKDVMTTNANYASTWQTLKDRYSNPRLMINKLLTSFLEIPQMKKESAAEMRAFADEAKRIVRALTNLKLPVDHWDIWFVFLLSDRLDPESRKLWEAELSEKDQEYVPEADEPESDINSALPKFSDLLKFLQRRAQALKMYPSEHKAEKRPASTPTSGPQPRKVFHARSSRLSGNSNCALCNGTHPLSKCFKLKDKNPHERLATVKQLQRCFNCLGSHRANACNSSGRCSTCQSKHHTLLHLKFQGNSQAGHQNTDNSQAGGSGSKSVMSLHAAGVTFPKRRIVLATAKVQIIGPRGDSTFVRALLDQGSEASFVSESIVQLLELRKEHTCVPLTGLGASAAGTARSRTQLVLKSRVDTSFQITTEALNLPRLTSQLPVDSIEDLDLKQFAGLTLADPEFFLSNKVDVILGADVYGQLLRSGLRRFPSSQLVAQDTTFG; from the exons ATGGCTCCTATTGCGCTGAAGAAGCTGACTGCGTTACAGACGGCTCGAGAAGCCGAAATTGAGAGCATTC ATCAATGGTTCGATCGCATTCAGGGTGTTTACGAATCGGCTCTTGACGAGATCCTAACACTGCTTGCTTTATTCGACAAGCCTGATACTGATGATAGCGCTAGTATGGGGGAGTCGGACTCAGATCCTGAGGTTGTCAAGCTCCCGAAAATTAGTTTACCTACGTTCTCAGGTAAAGACGAGGACTGGGCTAGTTTTATCGATCTTTTCACTTCTCTCGTGCATAGTCGTTCTGGCATTTCTGACGTCAGGAAACTGCAGTATCTCAAGTTATGCTTGACTGGTGTGGCTGCAGAGCTGATCAAGGACGTGATGACAACCAATGCGAATTATGCGAGCACTTGGCAGACGCTTAAGGATCGTTATAGTAATCCTAGGTTGATGATCAATAAACTCTTGACTTCGTTTTTAGAAATTCCGCAGATGAAGAAGGAATCGGCTGCTGAAATGCGTGCATTCGCTGATGAGGCCAAGCGGATCGTTCGAGCTTTGACAAATTTGAAACTTCCAGTTGATCATTGGGATATTTGGTTTGTTTTCTTGTTGTCCGATCGCCTGGATCCGGAGTCTCGGAAGCTGTGGGAGGCTGAGCTGAGTGAGAAGGACCAGGAGTACGTGCCGGAGGCGGACGAGCCGGAGAGTGATATCAACAGCGCTCTTCCTAAGTTTTCAGATTTGCTTAAGTTCCTTCAAAGAAGAGCTCAAGCTCTTAAGATGTACCCTTCGGAGCACAAGGCGGAGAAGAGACCAGCTTCTACGCCAACATCAGGACCTCAGCCTCGGAAGGTTTTCCACGCTAGATCCTCTCGTTTGTCTGGAAATTCTAATTGCGCCCTTTGTAACGGCACGCATCCTCTCTCGAAATGCTTCAAGCTGAAAGACAAGAATCCACACGAGCGGTTGGCAACGGTCAAGCAGTTGCAGCGTTGCTTTAATTGCCTCGGATCTCACAGAGCCAACGCTTGTAATTCTTCGGGACGTTGTTCTACTTGTCAGAGTAAACATCACACCCTCTTGCATCTTAAATTCCAGGGAAACTCGCAAGCTGGGCACCAGAACACCGATAATTCTCAGGCGGGCGGCTCTGGCTCGAAATCTGTCATGAGTTTGCATGCAGCGGGCGTCACGTTTCCGAAGCGGAGAATCGTTCTGGCTACAGCAAAGGTGCAGATTATAGGTCCAAGAGGAGACAGCACCTTTGTACGAGCACTCTTGGATCAAGGGTCGGAGGCTTCGTTCGTTTCGGAGTCGATTGTCCAGCTGTTAGAGCTCCGAAAGGAGCATACTTGCGTACCATTGACAGGGCTTGGCGCTAGTGCAGCGGGCACTGCGCGCTCGAGAACTCAGCTCGTTCTAAAATCCAGGGTCGACACAAGCTTCCAGATTACGACAGAGGCGCTCAATCTTCCTCGTCTAACGTCACAGCTCCCAGTCGACAGCATTGAAGATCTCGATCTTAAGCAGTTTGCAGGGCTCACTCTCGCAGATCCGGAGTTTTTCCTATCGAATAAGGTCGATGTGATTCTCGGTGCTGACGTCTACGGGCAGTTGCTCCGATCGGGATTGAGACGCTTTCCT